A window of the Balaenoptera acutorostrata chromosome 13, mBalAcu1.1, whole genome shotgun sequence genome harbors these coding sequences:
- the LOC130704648 gene encoding uncharacterized protein LOC130704648: MALEMQSTEQIQPLHHSFSGGFSSGFSSGFSGGFSGGLNGGFSSGFSGGFSCGFRGSFSRGFSSGFSSGLSGGFSGGFSHGLSGGFSGGLTGGFSSGLSGGLSGGFSGGLSSGFSGGLSGGLSGGLSGGFSGGFSHGLSGGFSGGLTGGFSGGLSSGLSGGFSGGFSHGLSGGFSGGLTGGFSGGLSSGLSGGFSGGLTGGFSGGLSSGLSGGLSSGFSGGLSGGLSGGLSGGFSSGFSHGLSGGFRGSFSRGFSGSYSGGFSGGFSSGFSHGLSGGFSGGLSCGFSGGFSSGFSCGFRGSFSCGFSGGFSGGLSGGFSSGFSSGFSGGFSGGFSGGFSDKDSDIQRD, from the exons CAAATACAACCTCTCCACCACAGCTTCAGCGGTGGCTTCAGCAGTGGCTTCAGCAGTGGCTTCAGCGGTGGCTTCAGTGGTGGCCTCAATGGTGGCTTCAGCAGTGGCTTCAGCGGTGGCTTCAGTTGTGGCTTCAGAGGTAGCTTCAGTCGTGGCTTCAGCAGTGGCTTCAGCAGTGGCCTCAGTGGTGGCTTCAGCGGTGGCTTCAGTCATGGCCTCAGTGGTGGCTTCAGCGGTGGCCTCACTGGTGGCTTCAGCAGTGGCCTCAGCGGTGGCCTCAGCGGTGGCTTCAGTGGTGGCCTCAGCAGTGGCTTCAGTGGTGGCCTCAGCGGTGGCCTCAGCGGTGGCCTCAGTGGTGGCTTCAGCGGTGGCTTCAGTCATGGCCTCAGTGGTGGCTTCAGCGGTGGCCTCACTGGTGGCTTCAGTGGTGGCCTCAGCAGTGGCCTCAGTGGTGGCTTCAGCGGTGGCTTCAGTCATGGCCTCAGTGGTGGCTTCAGCGGTGGCCTCACTGGTGGCTTCAGTGGTGGCCTCAGCAGTGGCCTCAGTGGTGGCTTCAGCGGTGGCCTCACTGGTGGCTTCAGTGGTGGCCTCAGCAGTGGCCTCAGTGGTGGCCTCAGCAGTGGCTTCAGTGGTGGCCTCAGCGGTGGCCTCAGTGGTGGCCTCAGTGGTGGCTTCAGCAGTGGCTTCAGTCATGGCCTCAGTGGTGGCTTCAGAGGTAGCTTCAGTCGTGGCTTCAGTGGTAGCTACAGTGGTGGCTTCAGCGGTGGCTTCAGCAGTGGCTTCAGTCATGGCCTCAGTGGCGGCTTCAGCGGTGGCCTCAGTTGTGGCTTCAGTGGTGGCTTCAGCAGTGGCTTCAGTTGTGGCTTCAGAGGTAGCTTCAGTTGTGGCTTCAGTGGTGGCTTCAGCGGTGGCCTCAGTGGTGGCTTCAGCAGTGGCTTCAGCAGTGGCTTCAGTGGTGGCTTCAGCGGTGGCTTCAGTGGTGGCTTCAGTG ACAAGGACTCAGACATTCAGAGAGATTAA